In Syngnathus acus chromosome 5, fSynAcu1.2, whole genome shotgun sequence, a genomic segment contains:
- the si:dkey-166d12.2 gene encoding rap1 GTPase-activating protein 1 isoform X4: MSERYLGPVCHDREDAGTGCRMDEQRCSLPPPLKTEEDYIPYPSVHEVLGRSSPFPLILLPQFGGYWIEGTNHQARGTPEAVQPQCTTSCVKLETNSTAKIYRKQFMGKEHFNYYTMDAALGHLVFSLKYDVIGDQEHLRLMLRSRLKTYHDVIPISCLTEFPNVVQMAKLVCEEINVDRFYPVLYPKASRLIVTFDEHVINNNFKFGVIYQKFGQTTEEEVFGNMKESPAFVEFLDFLGQTIELHDFKGFRGGLDVTHGQTGTESVYTNFHGKEIMFHVSTKLPYTEGDSQQLQRKRHIGNDIVAIVFQEENTPFVPDMIQSNFLHAYVVVQVEDACTDNVTYKVSVTARDDVPFFGPALPDPAIFRKGPELREFLFTKLINAEYACYKAEKFAKLEERTRSALLETLYEELHINSQSMMGLASDDDKLENGGSGGGGGFFESFKRVIRSRSQSMDAMGLSSKKSHTVSTSHSGSFTHNLAESPKTPGISLLVPGKSPGKYGRRGSAIGIGTIEESLIIPGKSPTRKKSGPFSSRRSSAIGIENIQEVQERSRDVSPCTQRTSDSGHISQENRSDNSSNHSSPEFTPAKNSLAMCCRAPSIPEAQDLSRSSSNASSFASVVEEHEADDEYDTGLESVSATTPHKRDSLDDSSLSMSHAGFTATHPPPSRLHHQSDGPKGPESKATDGRSRPERPPLEHKSSNC; encoded by the exons ATGTCTGAGCGAT ACCTCGGACCTGTTTGCCATGATCGAGAGGATGCAGGTACT GGTTGCAGAATGGACGAGCAGAGATGCAGCCTCCCTCCGCCCCTCAAA ACCGAAGAGGACTACATCCCTTACCCCAGTGTTCATGAG GTTCTTGGTCGCAGTAGCCCATTCCCGCTCATCTTGCTTCCTCAGTTTGGGGGCTACTGGATTGAGGGGACCAATCACCAAGCGAGAGGGACACCGGAAGCTGTGCAACCTCAATGCACCACCTCTTGCGTCAAGCTCGAGACCAACAGCACGGCCAAGATCTACAGAAAGCAGTTCATGGGCAAA GAGCACTTTAATTACTACACAATGGATGCCGCCCTGGGCCACTTGGTCTTCTCATTAAAGTACGATGTCATCGGGGATCAAGAGCATCTGCGCTTGATGCTGCG CTCCAGGCTAAAAACCTACCACGATGTCATCCCAATTTCCTGCCTCACAGAGTTCCCCAATGTGGTCCAGATGGCAAAG CTTGTTTGTGAAGAAATAAACGTCGATCGGTTTTATCCAGTTCTCTACCCAAAG GCGTCGCGCCTCATCGTTACCTTTGACGAGCATGTGATCAACAATAATTTCAAGTTCGGAGTCATTTATCAAAAGTTTGGCCAG ACCACAGAAGAGGAAGTCTTTGGAAACATGAAAGAAAGCCCGGCTTTTGTCGAGTTTTTAGACTTCCTGGGCCAGACTATTGAGCTGCATGACTTTAAAGG GTTTCGAGGAGGCCTCGACGTCACGCACGGCCAAACGGGGACAGAATCGGTTTACACAAACTTTCACGGCAAGGAGATCATGTTCCATGTCTCCACCAAGCTGCCTTATACCGAGGGGGACTCCCAGCAG CTACAGAGGAAGAGGCATATAGGCAACGACATCGTCGCCATCGTGTTCCAGGAAGAGAACACGCCCTTCGTTCCCGACATGATCCAGTCCAACTTCCTGCACGCCTACGTGGTGGTCCAGGTGGAGGACGCGTGTACGGACAATGTCACATACAAG GTATCTGTGACAGCGAGGGATGACGTGCCCTTCTTTGGGCCGGCCCTGCCTGACCCGGCCATCTTCAGAAAG GGCCCGGAGCTTCGCGAATTTCTCTTTACCAAGCTCATCAATGCCGAGTATGCTTGCTACAAGGCGGAGAAGTTTGCCAAGCTGGAG GAGCGTACACGTTCAGCTCTCTTGGAAACGCTGTACGAGGAACTGCACATCAACAGCCAGTCCATGATGGGCCTTGCGAGTGATGACGATAAATTGGAGAACGGCGGTagcggaggaggcggaggcTTCTTCGAGTCCTTCAAG CGGGTCATCCGCAGCAGAAGCCAGTCAATGGACGCCATGGGCCTCAGTAGCAAGAAgtcacacacagtctccactAGTCACAGTGGCAGCTTTACCCACAATCTGGCCGAGAGCCCCAAAACACCCGGCATT TCGTTGCTCGTCCCGGGGAAAAGTCCCGGTAAATACGGCCGGCGAGGCAGCGCCATAGGGATAGGAACAATAGAAGAG TCTCTGATTATTCCGGGAAAAAGTCCCACCAGGAAAAAGTCTGGACCCTTCAGCTCCCGCCGGAGCAGCGCTATCGGCATTGAGAACATCCAGGAGGTCCAAGAAAGAAG CCGGGACGTGTCGCCGTGCACTCAAAGGACGTCAGACAGCGGCCACATCTCACAGGAAAATCGATCGGACAATTCGTCCAATCACAGCTCTCCTGAGTTTACCCCTGCCAAAAACAG TTTGGCCATGTGTTGCAGGGCGCCGTCCATCCCAGAGGCTCAGGACCTTTCCCGCTCCTCCTCCAACGCAAGCAGCTTCGCCAGCGTCGTGGAAGAGCACGAGGCCGACGACGAGTATGACACGGGATTG GAAAGTGTGTCGGCCACTACGCCACACAAGAGAGACTCTCTGGATGACAGCTCGCTTAGTATGAGCCACGCAGGTTTCACAG CCACACATCCTCCTCCGTCTCGACTCCATCATCAAAGCGACGGACCTAAGGGACCCGAGTCGAAAGCGACAGATGGCCGTTCCAGGCCAGAGCGCCCGCCGCTGGAGCACAAGTCCTCG AACTGTTAG
- the si:dkey-166d12.2 gene encoding rap1 GTPase-activating protein 1 isoform X7, with amino-acid sequence MDEQRCSLPPPLKTEEDYIPYPSVHEVLGRSSPFPLILLPQFGGYWIEGTNHQARGTPEAVQPQCTTSCVKLETNSTAKIYRKQFMGKEHFNYYTMDAALGHLVFSLKYDVIGDQEHLRLMLRSRLKTYHDVIPISCLTEFPNVVQMAKLVCEEINVDRFYPVLYPKASRLIVTFDEHVINNNFKFGVIYQKFGQTTEEEVFGNMKESPAFVEFLDFLGQTIELHDFKGFRGGLDVTHGQTGTESVYTNFHGKEIMFHVSTKLPYTEGDSQQLQRKRHIGNDIVAIVFQEENTPFVPDMIQSNFLHAYVVVQVEDACTDNVTYKVSVTARDDVPFFGPALPDPAIFRKGPELREFLFTKLINAEYACYKAEKFAKLEERTRSALLETLYEELHINSQSMMGLASDDDKLENGGSGGGGGFFESFKRVIRSRSQSMDAMGLSSKKSHTVSTSHSGSFTHNLAESPKTPGISLLVPGKSPGKYGRRGSAIGIGTIEESLIIPGKSPTRKKSGPFSSRRSSAIGIENIQEVQERSRDVSPCTQRTSDSGHISQENRSDNSSNHSSPEFTPAKNSLAMCCRAPSIPEAQDLSRSSSNASSFASVVEEHEADDEYDTGLESVSATTPHKRDSLDDSSLSMSHAGFTATHPPPSRLHHQSDGPKGPESKATDGRSRPERPPLEHKSSNC; translated from the exons ATGGACGAGCAGAGATGCAGCCTCCCTCCGCCCCTCAAA ACCGAAGAGGACTACATCCCTTACCCCAGTGTTCATGAG GTTCTTGGTCGCAGTAGCCCATTCCCGCTCATCTTGCTTCCTCAGTTTGGGGGCTACTGGATTGAGGGGACCAATCACCAAGCGAGAGGGACACCGGAAGCTGTGCAACCTCAATGCACCACCTCTTGCGTCAAGCTCGAGACCAACAGCACGGCCAAGATCTACAGAAAGCAGTTCATGGGCAAA GAGCACTTTAATTACTACACAATGGATGCCGCCCTGGGCCACTTGGTCTTCTCATTAAAGTACGATGTCATCGGGGATCAAGAGCATCTGCGCTTGATGCTGCG CTCCAGGCTAAAAACCTACCACGATGTCATCCCAATTTCCTGCCTCACAGAGTTCCCCAATGTGGTCCAGATGGCAAAG CTTGTTTGTGAAGAAATAAACGTCGATCGGTTTTATCCAGTTCTCTACCCAAAG GCGTCGCGCCTCATCGTTACCTTTGACGAGCATGTGATCAACAATAATTTCAAGTTCGGAGTCATTTATCAAAAGTTTGGCCAG ACCACAGAAGAGGAAGTCTTTGGAAACATGAAAGAAAGCCCGGCTTTTGTCGAGTTTTTAGACTTCCTGGGCCAGACTATTGAGCTGCATGACTTTAAAGG GTTTCGAGGAGGCCTCGACGTCACGCACGGCCAAACGGGGACAGAATCGGTTTACACAAACTTTCACGGCAAGGAGATCATGTTCCATGTCTCCACCAAGCTGCCTTATACCGAGGGGGACTCCCAGCAG CTACAGAGGAAGAGGCATATAGGCAACGACATCGTCGCCATCGTGTTCCAGGAAGAGAACACGCCCTTCGTTCCCGACATGATCCAGTCCAACTTCCTGCACGCCTACGTGGTGGTCCAGGTGGAGGACGCGTGTACGGACAATGTCACATACAAG GTATCTGTGACAGCGAGGGATGACGTGCCCTTCTTTGGGCCGGCCCTGCCTGACCCGGCCATCTTCAGAAAG GGCCCGGAGCTTCGCGAATTTCTCTTTACCAAGCTCATCAATGCCGAGTATGCTTGCTACAAGGCGGAGAAGTTTGCCAAGCTGGAG GAGCGTACACGTTCAGCTCTCTTGGAAACGCTGTACGAGGAACTGCACATCAACAGCCAGTCCATGATGGGCCTTGCGAGTGATGACGATAAATTGGAGAACGGCGGTagcggaggaggcggaggcTTCTTCGAGTCCTTCAAG CGGGTCATCCGCAGCAGAAGCCAGTCAATGGACGCCATGGGCCTCAGTAGCAAGAAgtcacacacagtctccactAGTCACAGTGGCAGCTTTACCCACAATCTGGCCGAGAGCCCCAAAACACCCGGCATT TCGTTGCTCGTCCCGGGGAAAAGTCCCGGTAAATACGGCCGGCGAGGCAGCGCCATAGGGATAGGAACAATAGAAGAG TCTCTGATTATTCCGGGAAAAAGTCCCACCAGGAAAAAGTCTGGACCCTTCAGCTCCCGCCGGAGCAGCGCTATCGGCATTGAGAACATCCAGGAGGTCCAAGAAAGAAG CCGGGACGTGTCGCCGTGCACTCAAAGGACGTCAGACAGCGGCCACATCTCACAGGAAAATCGATCGGACAATTCGTCCAATCACAGCTCTCCTGAGTTTACCCCTGCCAAAAACAG TTTGGCCATGTGTTGCAGGGCGCCGTCCATCCCAGAGGCTCAGGACCTTTCCCGCTCCTCCTCCAACGCAAGCAGCTTCGCCAGCGTCGTGGAAGAGCACGAGGCCGACGACGAGTATGACACGGGATTG GAAAGTGTGTCGGCCACTACGCCACACAAGAGAGACTCTCTGGATGACAGCTCGCTTAGTATGAGCCACGCAGGTTTCACAG CCACACATCCTCCTCCGTCTCGACTCCATCATCAAAGCGACGGACCTAAGGGACCCGAGTCGAAAGCGACAGATGGCCGTTCCAGGCCAGAGCGCCCGCCGCTGGAGCACAAGTCCTCG AACTGTTAG
- the si:dkey-166d12.2 gene encoding rap1 GTPase-activating protein 1 isoform X6, whose amino-acid sequence MMSNTFSYVLLHSAPRRPLLNRRCLSDTSDLFAMIERMQGCRMDEQRCSLPPPLKTEEDYIPYPSVHEVLGRSSPFPLILLPQFGGYWIEGTNHQARGTPEAVQPQCTTSCVKLETNSTAKIYRKQFMGKEHFNYYTMDAALGHLVFSLKYDVIGDQEHLRLMLRSRLKTYHDVIPISCLTEFPNVVQMAKLVCEEINVDRFYPVLYPKASRLIVTFDEHVINNNFKFGVIYQKFGQTTEEEVFGNMKESPAFVEFLDFLGQTIELHDFKGFRGGLDVTHGQTGTESVYTNFHGKEIMFHVSTKLPYTEGDSQQLQRKRHIGNDIVAIVFQEENTPFVPDMIQSNFLHAYVVVQVEDACTDNVTYKVSVTARDDVPFFGPALPDPAIFRKGPELREFLFTKLINAEYACYKAEKFAKLEERTRSALLETLYEELHINSQSMMGLASDDDKLENGGSGGGGGFFESFKRVIRSRSQSMDAMGLSSKKSHTVSTSHSGSFTHNLAESPKTPGISLIIPGKSPTRKKSGPFSSRRSSAIGIENIQEVQERSRDVSPCTQRTSDSGHISQENRSDNSSNHSSPEFTPAKNSLAMCCRAPSIPEAQDLSRSSSNASSFASVVEEHEADDEYDTGLESVSATTPHKRDSLDDSSLSMSHAGFTATHPPPSRLHHQSDGPKGPESKATDGRSRPERPPLEHKSSNC is encoded by the exons ATGATGTCAAACACCTTCTCGTACGTGCTGCTCCATAGCGCCCCCCGCAGACCTCTGCTCAACAGGCGATGTCTGAGCGAT ACCTCGGACCTGTTTGCCATGATCGAGAGGATGCAG GGTTGCAGAATGGACGAGCAGAGATGCAGCCTCCCTCCGCCCCTCAAA ACCGAAGAGGACTACATCCCTTACCCCAGTGTTCATGAG GTTCTTGGTCGCAGTAGCCCATTCCCGCTCATCTTGCTTCCTCAGTTTGGGGGCTACTGGATTGAGGGGACCAATCACCAAGCGAGAGGGACACCGGAAGCTGTGCAACCTCAATGCACCACCTCTTGCGTCAAGCTCGAGACCAACAGCACGGCCAAGATCTACAGAAAGCAGTTCATGGGCAAA GAGCACTTTAATTACTACACAATGGATGCCGCCCTGGGCCACTTGGTCTTCTCATTAAAGTACGATGTCATCGGGGATCAAGAGCATCTGCGCTTGATGCTGCG CTCCAGGCTAAAAACCTACCACGATGTCATCCCAATTTCCTGCCTCACAGAGTTCCCCAATGTGGTCCAGATGGCAAAG CTTGTTTGTGAAGAAATAAACGTCGATCGGTTTTATCCAGTTCTCTACCCAAAG GCGTCGCGCCTCATCGTTACCTTTGACGAGCATGTGATCAACAATAATTTCAAGTTCGGAGTCATTTATCAAAAGTTTGGCCAG ACCACAGAAGAGGAAGTCTTTGGAAACATGAAAGAAAGCCCGGCTTTTGTCGAGTTTTTAGACTTCCTGGGCCAGACTATTGAGCTGCATGACTTTAAAGG GTTTCGAGGAGGCCTCGACGTCACGCACGGCCAAACGGGGACAGAATCGGTTTACACAAACTTTCACGGCAAGGAGATCATGTTCCATGTCTCCACCAAGCTGCCTTATACCGAGGGGGACTCCCAGCAG CTACAGAGGAAGAGGCATATAGGCAACGACATCGTCGCCATCGTGTTCCAGGAAGAGAACACGCCCTTCGTTCCCGACATGATCCAGTCCAACTTCCTGCACGCCTACGTGGTGGTCCAGGTGGAGGACGCGTGTACGGACAATGTCACATACAAG GTATCTGTGACAGCGAGGGATGACGTGCCCTTCTTTGGGCCGGCCCTGCCTGACCCGGCCATCTTCAGAAAG GGCCCGGAGCTTCGCGAATTTCTCTTTACCAAGCTCATCAATGCCGAGTATGCTTGCTACAAGGCGGAGAAGTTTGCCAAGCTGGAG GAGCGTACACGTTCAGCTCTCTTGGAAACGCTGTACGAGGAACTGCACATCAACAGCCAGTCCATGATGGGCCTTGCGAGTGATGACGATAAATTGGAGAACGGCGGTagcggaggaggcggaggcTTCTTCGAGTCCTTCAAG CGGGTCATCCGCAGCAGAAGCCAGTCAATGGACGCCATGGGCCTCAGTAGCAAGAAgtcacacacagtctccactAGTCACAGTGGCAGCTTTACCCACAATCTGGCCGAGAGCCCCAAAACACCCGGCATT TCTCTGATTATTCCGGGAAAAAGTCCCACCAGGAAAAAGTCTGGACCCTTCAGCTCCCGCCGGAGCAGCGCTATCGGCATTGAGAACATCCAGGAGGTCCAAGAAAGAAG CCGGGACGTGTCGCCGTGCACTCAAAGGACGTCAGACAGCGGCCACATCTCACAGGAAAATCGATCGGACAATTCGTCCAATCACAGCTCTCCTGAGTTTACCCCTGCCAAAAACAG TTTGGCCATGTGTTGCAGGGCGCCGTCCATCCCAGAGGCTCAGGACCTTTCCCGCTCCTCCTCCAACGCAAGCAGCTTCGCCAGCGTCGTGGAAGAGCACGAGGCCGACGACGAGTATGACACGGGATTG GAAAGTGTGTCGGCCACTACGCCACACAAGAGAGACTCTCTGGATGACAGCTCGCTTAGTATGAGCCACGCAGGTTTCACAG CCACACATCCTCCTCCGTCTCGACTCCATCATCAAAGCGACGGACCTAAGGGACCCGAGTCGAAAGCGACAGATGGCCGTTCCAGGCCAGAGCGCCCGCCGCTGGAGCACAAGTCCTCG AACTGTTAG